One stretch of Streptomyces sp. R21 DNA includes these proteins:
- a CDS encoding D-ribitol-5-phosphate cytidylyltransferase → MSEHIAKPRTTAVILAGGTGQRVGLSIPKQLLKIAGKAVIEHTLTTFEHADSIDDIIVLMAPGYVPDIEKIVAKAGFKKVTRIIEGGSTRNETTERAITALGEGLAEGEDRNVLFHDAVRPLLSQRVIDDCVAALDRYQAVDVAIPSADTIIVTRTHGEDGEFITEIPDRSRLRRGQTPQAFKLSTIRRAYEVAAGDPNFQATDDCSVVLKYLPDVPINVVAGDEYNMKVTQPVDVFIADKLFQLASTAAPEQADEAAYRELLTGKTLVVFGGSYGIGKDIAELAESFGAKTYALGRSTTGTHVENPEEVDDALSQAYAETGRIDYVINTAGVLRIGKLAETDNATIEEALKVNYLAPVQIARSSYKYLAETKGQLLLYTSSSYTRGRAEYSLYSSTKAAMVNLTQALSDEWAGDGIRVNCINPERTATPMRTKAFGQEPAGSLLSSEAVARTSLDVLLSELTGHVIDVRQQDPTAGAGKASGFEAALASVLDRQDGMA, encoded by the coding sequence GTGTCTGAGCACATAGCCAAGCCCCGTACCACCGCAGTGATCCTGGCTGGCGGCACCGGTCAGCGCGTGGGCCTGTCGATCCCGAAGCAGCTGCTGAAGATCGCCGGCAAGGCGGTCATCGAGCACACGCTGACCACCTTCGAGCACGCCGACTCGATCGACGACATCATCGTGCTGATGGCCCCGGGCTATGTGCCGGACATCGAGAAGATCGTCGCCAAGGCGGGCTTCAAGAAGGTCACCCGGATCATCGAGGGCGGCTCGACGCGGAACGAGACCACCGAGCGCGCCATCACGGCCCTCGGTGAAGGCCTGGCCGAGGGCGAGGACCGCAACGTCCTCTTCCACGACGCCGTGCGCCCCCTGCTGTCGCAGCGCGTGATCGACGACTGTGTCGCGGCCCTCGACCGCTACCAGGCCGTCGACGTCGCCATCCCGTCCGCGGACACGATCATCGTGACCCGCACCCACGGCGAGGACGGCGAGTTCATCACCGAGATCCCGGACCGCTCCCGGCTGCGCCGCGGCCAGACGCCCCAGGCGTTCAAGCTGTCCACGATCCGCCGCGCCTACGAGGTCGCGGCCGGCGACCCGAACTTCCAGGCCACCGACGACTGCTCCGTCGTGCTCAAGTACCTGCCGGACGTGCCGATCAACGTCGTGGCGGGCGACGAGTACAACATGAAGGTCACCCAGCCGGTCGACGTCTTCATCGCCGACAAGCTGTTCCAGCTCGCCTCCACCGCCGCGCCCGAGCAGGCCGACGAGGCCGCCTACCGCGAGCTGCTCACCGGCAAGACCCTGGTCGTCTTCGGCGGCTCGTACGGCATCGGCAAGGACATCGCCGAGCTGGCCGAGAGCTTCGGCGCCAAGACCTACGCGCTGGGCCGCTCCACCACCGGCACGCACGTCGAGAACCCGGAGGAGGTCGACGACGCGCTGTCCCAGGCGTACGCCGAGACCGGGCGCATCGACTACGTGATCAACACCGCCGGCGTGCTGCGCATCGGCAAGCTCGCCGAGACGGACAACGCGACCATCGAGGAAGCGCTGAAGGTCAACTACCTGGCGCCGGTGCAGATCGCCCGCTCCTCGTACAAGTACCTGGCCGAGACCAAGGGCCAGCTGCTCCTGTACACGTCCAGCAGCTACACCCGCGGCCGCGCCGAGTACAGCCTGTACTCCTCGACCAAGGCCGCGATGGTCAACCTCACGCAGGCGCTGTCCGACGAATGGGCGGGTGACGGCATCCGGGTGAACTGCATCAACCCGGAGCGCACCGCCACCCCCATGCGCACCAAGGCCTTCGGCCAGGAGCCCGCCGGCAGCCTGCTCTCCTCCGAGGCCGTCGCGCGCACCTCGCTCGACGTGCTGCTTTCGGAGCTCACCGGGCATGTCATCGACGTCCGCCAGCAGGACCCGACGGCGGGCGCCGGCAAGGCCTCCGGCTTCGAGGCGGCGCTGGCCTCCGTGCTGGACCGCCAGGACGGCATGGCATAA
- a CDS encoding glycosyltransferase family 2 protein, which produces MTVTQPDVSVVIGAYEAMPYLVKCLESVEAQSLDPSRFEVIAVDDGSTDGTGEYLEEFAERAAMAVTVLRQPNSGGPSGPRNVGLGKARGRYVFFLDADDHLGEEALERMVAMADENGTDVVLGKVVGVNRGAPQSMWGKNLPRTDVFSSKIKFTLSAQKLFRRDLLTRHGMIFDESLVTGEDALFTMEAYLRADGVSVIADYECYYLVGREDGKHATKSGSYTHRFDSARALMHLIADHLPAGPRRDNLMVRPFIVTLLPQFGTGFLKQSEKVRRHKLELAKPLMDAYWNEAVAGRLKVHERLRLHLVAQGRADLLVGVLEFIKAKKTPVVHLEARGRKAYLGYPHFRDRAAGVPDSWYVPTTQETVTIEGFKPRRASLPRLRRAARRVLGPLRAA; this is translated from the coding sequence GTGACCGTCACGCAGCCTGATGTGAGTGTGGTCATCGGGGCGTACGAGGCGATGCCGTATCTGGTGAAATGCCTGGAGTCGGTCGAGGCGCAGTCGCTCGATCCGTCGCGGTTCGAAGTGATAGCCGTCGACGACGGATCGACGGACGGTACGGGGGAGTACCTGGAGGAGTTCGCGGAGCGCGCCGCCATGGCGGTGACCGTGCTCCGGCAGCCGAACTCCGGCGGCCCCAGCGGCCCGCGCAATGTGGGCCTCGGCAAGGCGCGCGGGCGCTATGTGTTCTTTCTCGACGCGGACGACCACCTCGGCGAGGAAGCACTGGAGCGCATGGTCGCCATGGCCGACGAGAACGGCACGGACGTGGTGCTCGGCAAGGTCGTCGGCGTCAACCGCGGTGCCCCGCAGTCGATGTGGGGCAAGAACCTGCCCCGTACGGACGTGTTCTCCTCGAAGATCAAGTTCACCCTCAGCGCGCAGAAGCTCTTCCGCCGCGACCTGCTCACCCGGCACGGGATGATCTTCGACGAGTCGCTGGTGACCGGCGAGGACGCGCTGTTCACGATGGAGGCCTACCTCCGCGCCGACGGCGTCTCGGTGATCGCCGACTACGAGTGCTACTACCTGGTCGGCCGGGAGGACGGCAAACACGCGACCAAGAGCGGCAGTTACACCCACCGCTTCGACTCCGCCCGCGCCCTGATGCACCTCATAGCCGATCACCTGCCCGCGGGCCCGCGCCGCGACAACCTGATGGTCCGCCCCTTCATCGTCACCCTGCTCCCGCAGTTCGGCACCGGCTTCCTGAAGCAGAGCGAGAAGGTACGGCGCCACAAGCTGGAGCTGGCGAAGCCGCTGATGGACGCGTACTGGAACGAGGCCGTGGCCGGCCGGCTCAAGGTGCACGAGCGGCTGCGGCTGCACCTGGTGGCCCAGGGCCGGGCCGATCTCCTCGTCGGCGTACTGGAGTTCATCAAGGCGAAGAAGACCCCCGTCGTGCACCTGGAGGCCCGCGGCCGCAAGGCCTACCTCGGCTACCCGCACTTCCGCGACCGGGCCGCCGGGGTCCCGGACAGCTGGTACGTCCCGACGACCCAGGAGACGGTCACCATCGAGGGCTTCAAGCCCCGCAGGGCCTCCCTCCCGCGGCTGCGGCGGGCGGCCCGCAGGGTGCTGGGACCGCTGCGGGCGGCGTGA
- the proB gene encoding glutamate 5-kinase: MAGARQAVAQAHRIVVKVGSSSLTTASGGLDADRVDALVDVLAKCRSGGEREIVLVSSGAIAAGLAPLGLRRRPRDLARQQAAASVGQGLLVARYTASCARHGVRVGQVLLTSDDMSRRAHHRNASRTLDKLLAMGALPVVNENDTVATDEIRFGDNDRLAAIVAHLVRADLLVLLSDVDGVYDGDPSKPGTSRIAEVRGPEDLAHVEIGSAGKAGVGTGGMVTKVEAARIATEAGIPVVLTSAVHAADAMAGRDTGTYFHPTGKRSADRLLWLQHASTPQGALTLDDGAVRAVVERRTSLLPAGIAAVEGDFAAGDPVELRDSAGRAVARGLVNFDAKEIPQLIGRSTRELARELGPAYEREVVHRDDLVLLHP, encoded by the coding sequence GTGGCAGGGGCAAGGCAGGCTGTGGCGCAGGCGCACAGGATCGTCGTCAAGGTGGGTTCCTCCTCGCTGACCACGGCTTCGGGCGGCCTGGACGCGGACCGCGTCGACGCCCTCGTCGACGTCCTCGCCAAGTGCCGCAGCGGCGGCGAGCGGGAGATCGTCCTCGTCTCCTCCGGTGCCATCGCCGCCGGCCTCGCTCCGCTGGGACTGCGCCGCCGCCCCCGGGACCTCGCCCGGCAGCAGGCCGCCGCCAGCGTCGGCCAGGGCCTGCTGGTCGCCCGCTACACCGCCTCCTGCGCCCGCCACGGCGTCCGCGTCGGCCAGGTGCTGCTCACCTCCGACGACATGAGCCGCCGCGCCCACCACCGCAACGCCTCGCGCACCCTCGACAAGCTCCTCGCGATGGGTGCCCTTCCGGTCGTCAACGAGAACGACACGGTCGCCACGGACGAGATCCGCTTCGGCGACAACGACCGCCTCGCGGCGATCGTCGCCCATCTCGTCCGCGCCGACCTGCTGGTCCTGCTCTCCGACGTGGACGGTGTCTACGACGGTGACCCCAGCAAGCCCGGTACGTCGCGGATAGCGGAGGTGCGCGGCCCCGAGGACCTCGCGCACGTCGAGATCGGCAGCGCGGGCAAGGCCGGTGTCGGTACCGGCGGCATGGTCACCAAGGTCGAGGCGGCCCGGATCGCGACCGAGGCCGGCATCCCCGTGGTGCTCACCAGCGCCGTGCACGCCGCCGATGCCATGGCGGGCCGGGACACGGGCACGTACTTCCACCCCACGGGCAAGCGCTCCGCCGACCGGCTGCTCTGGCTCCAGCACGCCTCGACCCCGCAGGGCGCGCTCACGCTGGACGACGGCGCGGTGCGCGCGGTCGTCGAACGGCGCACCTCGCTGCTGCCCGCCGGCATCGCGGCCGTCGAGGGCGACTTCGCTGCGGGCGACCCCGTCGAGCTGCGCGACAGCGCGGGCCGGGCCGTGGCCCGCGGCCTGGTCAACTTCGACGCCAAGGAGATTCCCCAGCTCATCGGCCGCTCCACCAGGGAGCTGGCGCGCGAGCTGGGCCCCGCGTACGAACGAGAGGTCGTACACAGGGACGACCTCGTGCTCCTGCACCCGTGA
- a CDS encoding glutamate-5-semialdehyde dehydrogenase yields MTTLSPYDSMSPVTQAAYRAKAAAADLAPLPRAEKDDALLAIADALEVRTSEIVAANAKDIAKAREAGTSETVIDRLTLTPERVRAIASDVRDVVALPDPVGEVVRGSTLPNGIDLRQVRVPLGVVGIIYEARPNVTVDAAALCLKSGNAVLLRGSSSAYESNTALVRVLRDAVGGAGLPADAVQLVPGESRESVQELMRARGLVDVLIPRGGASLIRTVVQESIVPVIETGTGNCHVYVDAQADLDMAVEILINSKAQRPSVCNSAETLLVHQDIAAEFLPRALDALADAGVTVHADERVMAYAKDSRATVVEATAEDWETEYLSYDIAAAVVDSLDRAVEHIRLWTSGHTEAIVTTSQQAARRFTRLVDSTTVAVNASTRFTDGGQFGFGAEIGISTQKLHARGPMGLPELTSTKYIVTGDGHIRR; encoded by the coding sequence ATGACCACGCTCTCGCCGTACGACTCGATGTCCCCGGTCACCCAGGCCGCCTACCGCGCCAAGGCCGCCGCCGCCGACCTCGCGCCCCTGCCGCGGGCCGAGAAGGACGACGCGCTGCTCGCCATCGCGGACGCGCTGGAGGTCCGCACGAGCGAGATCGTCGCGGCCAACGCCAAGGACATCGCCAAGGCCCGCGAGGCCGGCACCAGCGAGACCGTCATCGACCGCCTGACGCTCACCCCCGAGCGGGTACGGGCCATCGCCTCCGACGTCCGCGACGTCGTCGCCCTGCCCGACCCGGTCGGCGAGGTCGTCCGCGGCTCGACCCTGCCCAACGGCATCGACCTGCGCCAGGTCAGGGTGCCCCTCGGCGTCGTCGGGATCATCTACGAGGCCCGCCCGAACGTCACCGTCGACGCGGCCGCCCTCTGCCTGAAGTCCGGCAACGCGGTCCTGCTGCGCGGCTCGTCCTCGGCGTACGAGTCGAACACCGCCCTCGTCCGCGTGCTGCGCGACGCCGTCGGCGGGGCCGGGCTGCCCGCCGACGCCGTACAGCTCGTGCCCGGCGAGAGCCGCGAGTCCGTACAGGAGCTGATGCGCGCCCGCGGCCTCGTCGACGTCCTCATCCCGCGCGGCGGCGCCTCGCTGATCCGCACGGTCGTCCAGGAGTCCATCGTCCCGGTCATCGAGACCGGCACCGGCAACTGCCACGTCTACGTCGACGCGCAGGCCGACCTCGACATGGCCGTCGAGATCCTGATCAACTCCAAGGCCCAGCGCCCCAGTGTCTGCAACTCCGCCGAGACGCTCCTGGTCCACCAGGACATCGCCGCCGAGTTCCTGCCGCGCGCCCTGGACGCCCTCGCGGACGCCGGGGTCACCGTGCACGCCGACGAGCGCGTGATGGCGTACGCGAAGGACTCCCGGGCCACCGTCGTCGAGGCCACGGCCGAGGACTGGGAGACCGAGTACCTCTCGTACGACATCGCCGCCGCCGTCGTCGACTCGCTCGACAGGGCCGTCGAGCACATCCGGCTGTGGACCTCCGGCCACACCGAGGCGATCGTCACCACCTCGCAGCAGGCCGCCCGCCGCTTCACCCGGCTGGTCGACTCCACGACCGTCGCCGTGAACGCCTCGACCCGGTTCACCGACGGCGGCCAGTTCGGCTTCGGCGCCGAGATCGGCATCTCCACGCAGAAGCTGCACGCGCGGGGGCCCATGGGGCTGCCGGAGCTGACGAGCACCAAGTACATCGTCACGGGCGACGGGCACATCCGGCGCTGA
- a CDS encoding M48 family metallopeptidase, whose translation MSDDSHEQNGHENVPSRQRRRFEGISSRAYEHPADRSALVALRKLSGFDTVFKVLSGLLPERSLRLLFLSDSVRVSDAQFAHLNDMLRDACYILDLEKVPPMYVTQDPQPNAMCIGLDEPIIVVTTGLVELLDEEEMRAVIGHEVGHALSGHAVYRTILLFLTNLALRVAWIPLGNLAIMAIVTALREWFRKSELSADRAGLLVGQDLRASMRGLMKLAGGNHLHEMNVDAFLAQAEEYEAGGDLRDSVLKILNTLPRTHPFTTVRAAELKKWAESRDYQRIMDGHYPRCDEDRDTSVSDSFRQSAASYASDVKSSKDPLMKLVSDLAGGAGDIGGRVRRGFGGFASTSPKDQPPKDRASGEQTPTDQATTDRTPPQEQPPQDGAPGEDED comes from the coding sequence ATGTCCGACGACAGCCACGAGCAGAACGGGCACGAGAACGTGCCGAGCAGGCAGCGCAGGCGCTTCGAGGGGATCTCCTCCCGGGCGTACGAACACCCGGCGGACCGCTCGGCCCTGGTGGCCCTGCGCAAGCTCAGCGGCTTCGACACGGTATTCAAGGTGCTCAGCGGCCTGCTGCCCGAGCGCAGTCTGCGGCTGCTGTTCCTGTCCGACTCGGTGCGCGTCTCGGACGCCCAGTTCGCGCACCTCAACGACATGCTGCGGGACGCCTGCTACATCCTGGACCTGGAGAAGGTCCCGCCGATGTACGTCACCCAGGACCCGCAGCCGAACGCGATGTGCATCGGCCTGGACGAGCCGATCATCGTCGTCACCACCGGCCTCGTCGAGCTGCTGGACGAGGAGGAGATGCGGGCGGTCATCGGCCACGAGGTCGGCCACGCGCTCTCCGGCCACGCCGTCTACCGCACGATCCTGCTCTTCCTCACGAACCTGGCACTCCGGGTCGCCTGGATCCCGCTGGGCAACCTCGCGATCATGGCGATCGTGACCGCGCTGCGCGAATGGTTCCGCAAGTCGGAGCTGTCCGCGGACCGCGCCGGGCTGCTGGTCGGCCAGGACCTGCGGGCCTCGATGCGCGGCCTGATGAAGCTCGCGGGCGGCAACCACCTGCACGAGATGAACGTGGACGCGTTCCTCGCCCAGGCCGAGGAGTACGAGGCCGGGGGCGACCTGCGCGACTCCGTGCTCAAGATCCTCAACACGCTCCCCCGCACCCACCCCTTCACCACCGTGCGCGCCGCCGAGCTGAAGAAGTGGGCCGAGTCCCGCGACTACCAGCGGATCATGGACGGCCACTACCCGCGGTGCGACGAGGACAGGGACACCTCGGTCTCGGACTCCTTCCGGCAGTCGGCGGCCAGCTACGCCAGCGACGTGAAGAGCTCCAAGGACCCGCTGATGAAGCTGGTCAGCGACCTCGCGGGCGGCGCGGGCGACATCGGCGGCCGGGTACGGCGGGGCTTCGGCGGCTTCGCGAGCACCTCGCCGAAGGACCAGCCGCCCAAGGACCGGGCGTCCGGGGAGCAGACGCCCACGGACCAGGCGACCACGGACCGGACGCCGCCCCAGGAGCAGCCGCCCCAGGACGGGGCTCCCGGGGAGGACGAGGACTGA
- the nadD gene encoding nicotinate-nucleotide adenylyltransferase, whose product MGEQDMPTGPASGKVISAGRGPGNGPSNPGKRRLGVMGGTFDPIHHGHLVAASEVVAQFHLDEVVFVPTGQPWQKSAKQVSPAEDRYLMTVIATVENPQFSVSRIDIDRGGPTYTTDTLRDLRALNPETDLFFITGADALGQILTWRDTEELFSLAHFIGVTRPGHTLADPGLPEGGVSLVEVPALAISSTDCRARVAKGDPVWYLVPDGVVRYIDKRELYRGE is encoded by the coding sequence ATGGGAGAGCAGGACATGCCTACCGGTCCGGCGAGCGGCAAGGTGATCAGCGCTGGGCGCGGCCCGGGAAACGGCCCGTCGAACCCCGGCAAGCGCCGCCTCGGCGTCATGGGCGGAACGTTCGACCCGATCCACCACGGGCACCTCGTGGCGGCCAGTGAGGTCGTCGCGCAGTTCCACCTCGACGAGGTGGTGTTCGTGCCGACCGGGCAGCCGTGGCAGAAGAGCGCCAAGCAGGTCTCCCCGGCCGAGGACCGCTATCTGATGACGGTCATCGCGACCGTCGAGAACCCGCAGTTCTCGGTGAGCCGCATCGACATCGACCGCGGCGGCCCGACCTACACCACGGACACCCTGCGCGACCTGCGCGCGCTCAACCCCGAAACGGACCTCTTCTTCATCACGGGCGCCGACGCGCTCGGCCAGATCCTCACCTGGCGCGACACCGAAGAGCTGTTCTCCCTCGCGCACTTCATCGGAGTCACCCGACCCGGCCACACCCTGGCCGACCCGGGGCTTCCGGAGGGCGGTGTCTCGCTCGTCGAGGTCCCCGCGCTCGCCATCTCGTCCACAGACTGCCGTGCGAGGGTCGCCAAGGGCGACCCTGTCTGGTATCTGGTGCCGGACGGTGTGGTGCGCTACATCGACAAGCGCGAGCTGTACCGCGGCGAGTGA
- a CDS encoding LCP family protein — protein sequence MNDRYDAGYGGDQYELVGYDEFGQPVYRQVPPQQQPQSQQQPQQPPQQGYDPYGQQQGYGYDPYATSYDTGRQQPVPPYDTGSQQPVPPYDPYDPYGTASQAAPSVPGTAYDPYGQTASTGQQPRVAEQTAYIPQQAAPAEQEQDDPHRGDRPRADRDYRTEQFAFVEEQEAESEDVIDWLNFTENRTERREEAKRRARSRIVALVVVLALVVVGGVGYLWYAGKLPGSSSGDKAGTTTAAGAQNRDVIVVHLHNTKKGGTSTALLVNNTTTKQGATVLLPNSLALTDDDGTTTTLAKSVDGDGSSGTRDSIDTVLGTDIEGTWRLDTPYLNNLVELVGNIDIDTNAAVPDPDAKKKGEEPLVKKGEAQTLSGKMAVAYATYRASGESQDAQLERFGQVMQGVLRKLSSDQQGATVTVQTLAQILDPSLTDKDLGAFLAKLADHAKGGDYKTALLPVQQDGTLSEQATDSVVKNLLGGAVKSPEKGDAVRVGIKNATGSKDATEKARVVLVNGGYTFLDSGTGTAQTVSRITYADAASKDDAVEVAKTLDLPTSAVKKGEVTSNADVSVVLGQDYKTSS from the coding sequence GTGAACGACCGATACGACGCTGGATACGGGGGCGACCAGTACGAGCTCGTCGGCTACGACGAGTTCGGGCAGCCTGTGTACCGGCAGGTGCCGCCACAACAGCAGCCGCAGTCGCAGCAGCAACCGCAGCAGCCGCCTCAGCAGGGCTATGACCCCTATGGGCAGCAACAGGGCTACGGCTACGACCCGTACGCGACCTCGTACGACACCGGCCGCCAGCAGCCCGTGCCGCCGTACGACACCGGCTCGCAGCAGCCCGTGCCCCCGTACGACCCCTACGATCCGTACGGCACCGCCTCCCAGGCCGCGCCGTCCGTCCCGGGGACCGCGTACGACCCCTACGGGCAGACCGCGAGCACCGGGCAGCAGCCGCGGGTCGCCGAGCAGACCGCCTACATCCCGCAGCAGGCGGCGCCGGCGGAGCAGGAGCAGGACGATCCCCACCGCGGCGACCGGCCCCGCGCCGACCGCGACTACCGCACCGAGCAGTTCGCGTTCGTCGAGGAGCAGGAAGCCGAGTCCGAAGACGTCATCGACTGGCTGAACTTCACCGAGAACCGCACCGAGCGCCGCGAGGAGGCCAAACGCCGAGCCCGCAGCAGGATCGTCGCCCTGGTCGTGGTGCTCGCCCTGGTGGTCGTCGGCGGCGTCGGCTACCTCTGGTACGCGGGCAAGCTCCCCGGCTCGTCCTCGGGCGACAAGGCCGGCACCACGACAGCGGCCGGCGCCCAGAACCGCGACGTGATCGTCGTCCACCTGCACAACACCAAGAAGGGCGGCACCTCCACGGCGCTGCTCGTCAACAACACCACCACCAAGCAGGGCGCCACCGTCCTGCTGCCCAACTCCCTTGCCCTGACGGACGACGACGGCACCACGACCACGCTCGCCAAGTCGGTCGACGGCGACGGCTCGTCCGGCACCCGGGACTCCATCGACACGGTCCTCGGGACCGACATCGAGGGCACCTGGCGCCTCGACACCCCCTACCTCAACAACCTCGTCGAGCTCGTCGGCAACATCGACATCGACACCAACGCCGCCGTGCCGGACCCCGACGCGAAGAAGAAGGGCGAGGAGCCCCTCGTGAAGAAGGGCGAGGCCCAGACCCTCAGCGGCAAGATGGCCGTCGCCTACGCGACCTACCGGGCCTCCGGTGAGTCCCAGGACGCTCAGCTGGAACGGTTCGGCCAGGTCATGCAGGGCGTGCTGCGCAAGCTCTCCTCCGACCAGCAGGGCGCGACGGTCACCGTGCAGACCCTGGCGCAGATCCTCGACCCGTCCCTGACCGACAAGGACCTCGGCGCCTTCCTCGCCAAACTCGCCGACCACGCCAAGGGCGGCGACTACAAGACCGCGCTGCTGCCCGTCCAGCAGGACGGCACCCTGAGCGAGCAGGCCACCGACAGCGTGGTCAAGAACCTCCTCGGCGGCGCCGTGAAGAGCCCCGAGAAGGGCGACGCCGTCCGGGTCGGCATCAAGAACGCCACCGGCAGCAAGGACGCCACCGAGAAGGCCCGCGTCGTCCTGGTCAACGGCGGCTACACCTTCCTGGACTCCGGCACGGGCACTGCCCAGACCGTGTCCCGGATCACGTACGCCGATGCCGCCTCGAAGGACGACGCCGTCGAGGTCGCCAAGACCCTGGACCTGCCCACCAGCGCGGTGAAGAAGGGCGAGGTCACGTCCAACGCGGACGTGTCCGTGGTGCTCGGCCAGGACTACAAGACGTCGTCGTGA
- the rsfS gene encoding ribosome silencing factor, with translation MTATDRSIELITTAAQAAADKLAHDIIAYDVSDVLSITDAFLLASAPNDRQVKSIVDEIEERLNKELGAKPVRREGDRDARWILLDYVDIVVHVQHSEERVFYALERLWKDCPELDLPADAKATRGKAAEHAKLQDVEDAAEYGELR, from the coding sequence GTGACCGCCACGGACCGCTCCATCGAGCTCATCACCACCGCCGCACAGGCGGCTGCCGACAAGCTCGCGCACGACATCATCGCCTACGACGTCAGCGACGTGCTGTCGATCACGGACGCCTTCCTGCTGGCGTCCGCGCCCAACGACCGCCAGGTCAAGTCGATCGTCGACGAGATCGAAGAGCGGCTGAACAAGGAGCTCGGCGCCAAGCCCGTGCGCCGCGAGGGCGACCGCGACGCCCGCTGGATCCTCCTCGACTACGTGGACATCGTCGTGCACGTGCAGCACAGCGAGGAGCGTGTCTTCTACGCCCTCGAGCGGTTGTGGAAGGACTGCCCCGAGCTGGACCTCCCCGCCGATGCCAAGGCGACGCGCGGCAAGGCCGCCGAGCACGCCAAGCTGCAGGATGTGGAGGACGCCGCCGAATACGGGGAGCTGCGGTGA
- a CDS encoding histidine phosphatase family protein: protein MTAPAVGAQAGRKPGRGRRVILWRHGQTAWNVERRFQGTTDVELTGTGVGQARRAARLLASLKPDSIVASDLQRAANTAAELAALTGLDVTHDEGLRETYAGVWQGLTHEEIIARHGDEYAAWKRGEPVRRGGGELETEVADRAAPVVLRHADKLPEAGTLVVVSHGGTIRTTIGRLLGMESHHWESLGGLSNCCWSVLGEGARGWRLLEHNAGTLPEPVLGDDD, encoded by the coding sequence GTGACCGCCCCCGCCGTCGGCGCGCAGGCCGGCCGGAAGCCGGGCCGGGGCCGCCGAGTCATCCTCTGGCGGCACGGCCAGACCGCCTGGAACGTGGAGCGCCGCTTCCAGGGCACCACGGACGTCGAACTGACCGGGACCGGTGTCGGCCAGGCCCGGCGCGCAGCCCGGCTGCTCGCCTCGCTGAAGCCCGACTCGATCGTCGCCTCGGACCTCCAGCGCGCCGCGAACACGGCCGCCGAACTGGCCGCGCTGACCGGCCTCGACGTCACCCACGACGAAGGCCTGCGCGAGACCTACGCGGGCGTCTGGCAGGGGCTGACGCACGAGGAGATCATCGCCCGGCACGGCGACGAGTACGCCGCGTGGAAGCGCGGTGAGCCGGTGCGCCGCGGCGGCGGCGAACTGGAGACCGAGGTCGCCGACCGCGCCGCCCCCGTGGTGCTGCGGCACGCCGACAAGCTTCCCGAGGCCGGCACCCTCGTGGTGGTCAGCCACGGCGGCACGATTCGCACGACCATCGGCCGCCTGCTCGGCATGGAGTCCCACCACTGGGAGAGCCTCGGCGGTCTCTCCAACTGCTGCTGGTCCGTCCTCGGAGAGGGCGCCCGGGGCTGGCGGCTGCTCGAGCACAACGCCGGCACGCTGCCGGAGCCGGTGCTCGGCGACGACGACTGA